A window of Cucurbita pepo subsp. pepo cultivar mu-cu-16 unplaced genomic scaffold, ASM280686v2 Cp4.1_scaffold000681, whole genome shotgun sequence genomic DNA:
AAAAACTCGGTAAAAAGTAGACAGGAAAACAAAGAAGCTCATAGGTGGAAGTAGCGTTTGTAAACTAAATGTTCATGCTTTAACTACTACTGAATATAAATTTGTCGTTTGATTAACTCTAATGGGAGAGCTTTTTGTTAAGCTTCCATAGCTATCACAAAGTGGCAGAATTCTCGTCTTACCCtgtgttaaattattttcaaagttAGTGTAGCCTcctaattattaaattaagagatcgtcttttttatttttgtaatcttTTAGATCTTTTCAACTGACTTACGAAAAACCAAGAGAATGAACTGAGGCGGCCCCTCAATTAGCTTCATACCTGATGTTTCCGACATTTCAGTTTTGGAAGTACAATGATTAGACTAAaactctttgttttttttttttttttcaaattgagTTCTTCGGTAACTCTATTATGCTTATAGAAATTTAGTTTGAACTGATTTTGACATTGAAGAAATGATATGTTTCTTGCAGAGGAGTTGGTGAAGCTTGGGATAACTGATGGTATGAGAGGTAAGACTTGGACGTTGGAATATTGTCCATACTTCTGCTTCTTAGTGTTGAACTTTGGGATACGTTTTAATTATACTCTTagactttgaaaattttcagttttaCCTTTGAACTTaagtttttcattaaaataaggAAATTGATGCAACGATCAATATGTAAAAATTAGAATGCACACATGAATTGACTTGAGCTAACATGTACAAATGGGTtacataaatgattttaatgatTCTTTTGAGTTGAAATAAATGgtaagaataattttaatcttcTATGTAGCTGTAAATATCATgtacataatttttattcctATTTCAAAGTTAgtgtaaaatgaaaaatttcaaagtttagGGGTTTTTAAATGATACGAGTGTAATTGAAACTAATCTCGAAGTTTAGTCATTGCGAATAAGTTAGGCTTGTATTTATctcattaaaatttgattggtctgttaattattttactgACAACCTGTcagggttaaaaaaaaattattaccaaTTTAAGCTTGTTTCAGTGCTACCTGAGGGCtgagagaacaatatttgcacAATTActtcatgtccaagttgattATTGAAATAGCTTTGAAAAATATCTTATCGAAGCAAAATGTTGTAATATATTTCTCAACCACCACATAATTccatattttcatcttttactGCTTTTGGTTATTTACCGTGCACAGTTTCAtattgtaaaaagaaaatatatatatatatatatataattaactcTGGAACTGTGTGTCTAGCAGAAGTCAGTTTGCAACACTCTGCCATATGGATGGCTGGCGTTTATTTAATGCTTCTTATGCAGCTTCTTGAAAACAAAGTAGCCATCGAGCTGACGCGTTCTGAATTTGTTGAGGCACAAGAGGTAAGGACTAGTAAATTTTATTCATCCATTCTTGCACTTCTTTTCAATTGTGTTCCGTGTCAGCTCTGTCTCACTATCCATTTGTGCACGTGTTGAGTTAAGTCTTTGCTTTTGCTTGTGGCCTTATATCACTCTTTCATAAAGCCTAGCATACACTTTTCACTTGTGTTGCAAGAAGTATCTCCAAATGATGTATGCTGATGTTCGTTAGCTGTATTTTGCTTGTGGTTTTGTTGGAGTTTGTTTTGTTAGCTTCAGAATTTGATAACTAGGGTATATAGGAataaccttttcttttgctgATACAAATGtttaaccaaaataaagaaatacgATCACCAGCTCATAAAAATTGGTTCCAGGGCTTTGTTTAGCACTCATGGCCAGCGTAATGTGCCGATGGCAGCTTTGtgcaaaattttcttttgctcaAGAACGCTTGGTCGTTATTGTCAAGTCTCATCTTTCTAAACCATGGTTTGAAAGAAATCTAAAGATCTTCCACGACAAGCGTTTCCCTTAGTTAGATCGTTTCAGTTGGGTTTGTCCCAAGGCTTCTTCTTGCTGTTATCTTTCTCAACAGTTTGCTGGCTATTCTATTCAAGATTTGAGTCTGGACTGGAAAACAGCGGCCTTAATACTGCTGATTTTCTCCAGCAGAAACTTCCAGGCTTTGTTTTAATGCCATCAGTATGTTATTTGTGTGTTTCAAAAATCCGATGTTTGCCTCCTTCTCAGTTGATTGTTGCCTGATTCATCTAAATACCTGTATTGTATTGCGTAGGCCTTGGTACAGATGAAGAATTGGTTCGTGCGCTTCCCTACAATTTTACAGGCATGTGAGAGTATGATTGAGATGCTTAGAGGCCAGTATTCTCATTACGTCGGTTGTTACCATGAAGCAACCTTCCATTATATTGAAGCCGCAAAGGTATTCGTACGTTCTCGCAATTTTAGTTTCCACGATCGCGATACTGCTCAAGAAGTTTATGGTTTGTTGTTAGTGTCAAATTTTGTTAAGTCTCTTGCATGATTATACAGCTATCAGAGAGCAAATCAATTCAAGCAATGTGCCGAGTTTATGCAGCTGTCTCTTATATCTGCATTGGCGATGCTGAATCATCTACACAGGTAACACCTTTTCTTATTACAGCGTTTATATACGAGATGAAATATACATGCGtctatgtttgtttgttttttttttttttttcgttcgGACTGCTAAAAGAGATGAAGTACAAGAAAGAAGAGTGCTTAAAGGGTAACAAAAAGAACTACAATAAGAAGATGctgttaaaaaaagaaaactacatGAAAAACATGCCTATAATATTTAAGTGAATAAAGGCgtagaaaagtaaaaagacGGTAAAAGACAACGTGTCTAAGATATTTACAATAATACAACTTTACTAATATAAGCCCGATAACTCTCCACCTCAAGTTAAAGCATATATGCTAATCATGACCGTGCTATATTTAATGCTTTCATGAAGATATCTCCTAATTGTTCTCCATTCTTCATGTATCATGTGGATATCAAACCTTGCTGTATTTTCTTACGTAGAAAATGGCAGTCGACCTTGGCATACTGTACACACATGATCAAACGCCCCCACTAAC
This region includes:
- the LOC111785729 gene encoding sister chromatid cohesion protein SCC4-like yields the protein MEAVAEGLWRLADYHEKKGELGKAIKCLEAICQSSVSFFPVVEVKTRLRIATLLLTHSHNVNHAKSHLERSQLLLKSIPSCFELKCRAYSLLSQCYHLVGAIPPQKQILYKGLDLTNSAGHELSVKLWSCNFNSQLANALIIEGDYQNSIAALESGYIFSVEICYPELQVEELVKLGITDGMREVSLQHSAIWMAGVYLMLLMQLLENKVAIELTRSEFVEAQEALVQMKNWFVRFPTILQACESMIEMLRGQYSHYVGCYHEATFHYIEAAKLSESKSIQAMCRVYAAVSYICIGDAESSTQVTPFLITAFIYEMKYTCVYVCLFFFFFSFGLLKEMKYKKEECLKGNKKNYNKKMLLKKENYMKNMPIIFK